The Glycine max cultivar Williams 82 chromosome 12, Glycine_max_v4.0, whole genome shotgun sequence genome window below encodes:
- the LOC100809703 gene encoding protein transport protein Sec61 subunit alpha, with amino-acid sequence MGGGFRVLHLVRPFLSFLPEVQTADRKVPFREKVIYTVISLFIFLVCSQLPLYGIHSTTGADPFYWMRVILASNRGTVMELGITPIVTSGLVMQLLAGSKIIEVDNNVREDRALLNGAQKLLGILIAVGEAVAYVLSGMYGSVGQLGVGNAILIIIQLCFAGIIVICLDELLQKGYGLGSGISLFIATNICENIIWKAFSPTTINSGRGAEFEGAVIALFHLLITRTDKVRALREAFYRQNLPNVTNLLATVLIFLIVIYFQGFRVVLPVRSKNARGQQGSYPIKLFYTSNMPIILQSALVSNLYFISQLLHRKYSGNFFVDLLGKWKESEYGGGQSVPVGGIAYYITAPSSLADMAANPFHALFYLVFMLSACALFSKTWIEVSGSSARDVAKQLKEQQMVMPGHRESNLQKELNRYIPTAAAFGGICIGALTVLADFMGAIGSGTGILLAVTIIYQYFETFEKERASELGFFGF; translated from the exons ATGGGAGGAGGATTTAGAGTGCTTCACTTAGTTAGGCCATTTCTCTCGTTTCTTCCTGAAGTTCAAACTGCTGACAGGAAAGTGCCATTTAGAGAGAAGGTCATATACACTGTGatctctcttttcattttcctGGTTTGTAGTCAGCTCCCTCTATATGGGATACACTCAACAACAGGTGCTGATCCATTCTATTGGATGCGTGTTATTCTCGCTTCAAACCGTGGAACTGTCATGGAACTTGGAATCACTCCGATTGTGACTTCTGGGCTAGTAATGCAACTTCTGGCTGGGTCAAAGATCATTGAAGTGGACAACAATGTACGAGAGGATCGAGCCCTGTT AAACGGAGCACAGAAGCTACTTGGTATTTTGATAGCTGTTGGTGAGGCAGTTGCCTATGTTCTTTCGGGGATGTATGGTAGTGTGGGGCAACTCGGAGTAGGAAATGCTATCCTCATCATTATCCAGCTCTGTTTTGCGGGTATAATTGTGATATGTCTAGATGAGCTTCTTCAAAAAGGATATGGTCTGGGGTCTGGAATTTCCCTTTTCATAGCAACTAATATCTG TGAAAACATTATATGGAAGGCATTTAGTCCCACCACTATTAACAGTGGACGTGGAGCTGAATTTGAAGGTGCTGTTATTGCTCTGTTCCATTTGCTGATAACTAGAACAGACAAGGTCCGTGCTCTTCGTGAGGCATTTTACCGGCAGAATCTTCCCAACGTGACAAATTTGCTTGCTACTGTCTTGATCTTCCTAATTGTCATATACTTCCAAGGTTTCCGGGTGGTCTTGCCTGTAAGGTCAAAGAATGCTCGTGGGCAGCAGGGTTCATATCCAATCAAATTGTTTTATACCTCCAATATGCCCATCATTCTTCAGTCTGCCCTTGTTTCCAATCTCTACTTCATCTCCCAG CTGCTCCACCGTAAGTACAGCGGAAACTTCTTTGTAGATCTATTGGGAAAATGGAAGGAATCTGAATATGGAGGTGGTCAGTCTGTTCCTGTTGGTGGTATTGCATACTACATCACTGCACCATCCAG CTTAGCTGATATGGCGGCCAATCCTTTCCATGCACTGTTCTATCTTGTGTTTATGCTTTCAGCTTGTGCCTTGTTCTCAAAAACATGGATTGAAGTCTCTGGTTCATCTGCTAGAGATGTTGCCAAGCAGCTGAAG GAACAACAAATGGTAATGCCCGGACACCGTGAGTCAAACTTGCAGAAAGAGCTGAATCGATACATTCCCACTGCCGCAGCATTTGGAGGCATCTGTATTGGTGCCCTGACAGTGTTGGCAGATTTCATGGGGGCCATCGGTTCAGGAACAGGAATATTGCTTGCAGTAACCATCATCTATCAGTACTTTGAGACATTTGAGAAGGAGAGAGCTAGCGAGCTTGGCTTCTTTGGTTTCTAA